One region of Bradyrhizobium betae genomic DNA includes:
- a CDS encoding ABC transporter ATP-binding protein, which produces MTVTLDHVTRTVDGIEHIRDVSLTLESGTLNVLLGPTLSGKTSIMRLLAGLDKPTAGKVLVNGKDVTGVDVRKRSVAMVYQQFINYPSLTVYENIASPLRVQGKPRDEIETRVAEAARLLRLEPFLKRTPLQLSGGQQQRTAMARALVKGADLVLLDEPLANLDYKLREELRAELPRIFEASGAIFVYATTEPTEALLLGGNTVCMWEGQALQIGETPNVYRQPQTLRVAQVFSDPPLNLVGIEKRNGSVQYAGGAASPASGLYSSLADGAYRVGFRAHQLALANGEADRHAFHATVTVTEITGSESFVHLTRDGSNWVAVLHGVHEFEPGQTLDAVLDPNDVFVFDAADRLVAAPSS; this is translated from the coding sequence ATGACCGTGACACTCGATCACGTGACCCGGACCGTCGACGGTATCGAGCACATCCGCGACGTCTCGCTGACGCTCGAGAGCGGCACGCTCAACGTGCTGCTCGGGCCGACGCTGTCGGGCAAGACCTCGATCATGCGGCTGCTCGCGGGTCTCGACAAGCCGACCGCGGGCAAGGTGCTGGTCAACGGCAAGGACGTCACCGGCGTCGATGTGCGCAAGCGTTCGGTCGCGATGGTCTATCAGCAGTTCATCAATTATCCCTCGCTGACGGTCTACGAGAACATCGCCTCGCCGCTGCGCGTGCAGGGCAAGCCACGTGACGAGATCGAAACGCGCGTGGCGGAAGCCGCAAGACTGCTGCGGCTCGAGCCGTTCCTGAAGCGTACGCCGCTTCAGCTTTCCGGCGGTCAGCAGCAGCGCACCGCGATGGCGCGCGCGCTGGTCAAGGGTGCCGATCTCGTGCTGCTCGACGAGCCGCTCGCCAATCTCGACTACAAGCTCCGCGAGGAGCTGCGTGCTGAGCTGCCGCGCATCTTCGAGGCCTCGGGCGCGATCTTCGTTTATGCCACCACCGAGCCGACCGAAGCGTTGCTGCTCGGTGGCAACACGGTCTGCATGTGGGAAGGCCAGGCGCTCCAGATCGGCGAGACGCCGAATGTCTACCGCCAGCCGCAGACCCTGCGCGTCGCGCAGGTGTTCTCCGATCCGCCGCTCAACCTCGTCGGCATCGAGAAGAGGAACGGCTCGGTGCAATATGCCGGTGGCGCCGCGTCGCCGGCCTCCGGCCTCTATTCGTCGCTGGCCGACGGCGCCTATCGCGTCGGCTTTCGCGCCCATCAGCTCGCGCTCGCCAACGGTGAGGCCGACCGCCACGCCTTCCACGCCACGGTGACGGTCACCGAAATCACCGGTTCGGAGAGCTTCGTGCATTTGACCCGCGACGGATCGAACTGGGTTGCGGTGCTGCATGGCGTGCACGAATTCGAGCCCGGCCAGACGCTCGATGCCGTGCTCGATCCCAACGATGTCTTCGTCTTCGATGCCGCCGACCGTTTGGTCGCGGCACCAAGCTCTTGA
- the glpD gene encoding glycerol-3-phosphate dehydrogenase, translated as MRLLERIFDLAIIGGGVNGCGIARDAVGRGNSVFLCEMNDLASGTSSWSTKLVHGGLRYLEYYEFRLVREALIEREILWGIAPHIIRPLRFVLPHHAGLRPAWLLRLGLFLYDHIGGRHLLPATRSVDLRRDEVGRPLIPNRYSRAFEYSDCFVDDARLVVLNARDAADKGAEIRTRTCATEIHQSEGVWTVSMVDTLTGARSQVQARALVNAGGPWVEDVLGRGAGVNAKAKVRLVQGSHIVVKKLYDHDRAYMFQNADGRIIFVIPYQDDFTLIGTTDRDYDGDPSKVKATPEEIEYLCKAASEYLAKPVTPEDVVWTYSGVRPLYDDGASEAKAATRDYVFELDTPGNAPLLSIYGGKITTYRRLAEEALERLAPYLRSAKAREGWTGKAPLPGGDMGVSDVDGLIAELQRGYPFLSHEHARRLARAYGTRAAKLLGDAKSAADLGQAFGATLTEREVRYLMANEWAVTAEDIVWRRSKLGLRLSADEIAALSDWIATHGVRQSPLLEAGGRS; from the coding sequence ATGCGTCTGTTGGAGCGGATTTTCGACCTCGCCATCATTGGAGGCGGTGTTAACGGCTGCGGCATCGCGCGCGACGCGGTGGGCCGCGGCAACAGTGTCTTCCTGTGCGAAATGAACGATCTGGCGAGCGGGACGTCGTCCTGGTCGACCAAGCTGGTGCATGGCGGGCTGCGCTATCTCGAATATTACGAATTTCGCCTGGTCCGCGAGGCGCTGATCGAGCGCGAGATCCTCTGGGGCATCGCGCCCCACATCATACGTCCACTGCGTTTCGTTCTGCCGCATCACGCCGGCCTGCGCCCGGCGTGGCTGCTGCGCCTCGGCCTCTTCCTGTATGACCACATCGGTGGCCGTCACCTGCTGCCCGCGACCCGCTCGGTCGATCTGCGGCGTGACGAGGTCGGCCGTCCGCTGATCCCGAATCGCTACAGCCGCGCCTTCGAATATTCCGACTGCTTCGTCGATGATGCCCGCCTCGTCGTGCTCAACGCACGCGACGCCGCCGACAAGGGCGCGGAGATCCGCACCCGCACCTGCGCCACCGAAATCCACCAGTCCGAAGGCGTCTGGACGGTCAGCATGGTCGATACGCTGACCGGCGCGCGCTCGCAGGTCCAGGCCCGCGCGCTGGTCAATGCCGGCGGCCCCTGGGTCGAGGACGTGCTCGGCCGCGGCGCCGGTGTGAATGCAAAGGCCAAGGTGCGCCTGGTGCAGGGCTCGCACATCGTCGTGAAAAAGCTCTACGACCACGACCGCGCCTACATGTTCCAGAACGCGGACGGCCGCATCATCTTCGTCATCCCGTACCAAGACGATTTCACGCTGATCGGCACCACCGACCGCGACTATGACGGCGATCCTTCCAAGGTGAAGGCGACGCCCGAGGAGATCGAGTATCTCTGCAAGGCCGCCAGCGAATATCTCGCCAAGCCGGTGACGCCAGAGGACGTGGTCTGGACCTATTCCGGCGTGCGTCCGCTCTATGACGACGGCGCCAGCGAAGCCAAGGCTGCAACCCGCGACTACGTGTTCGAGCTCGACACGCCGGGCAACGCGCCGCTGCTGTCGATCTATGGCGGCAAGATCACGACTTATCGCCGGCTTGCCGAAGAGGCGCTGGAACGGCTCGCGCCCTATCTTCGCAGTGCGAAAGCGCGCGAGGGCTGGACCGGCAAGGCGCCGCTGCCCGGCGGCGACATGGGCGTGTCCGACGTCGACGGCCTGATCGCCGAGCTCCAGCGCGGCTATCCCTTCCTCAGCCACGAGCACGCGCGGCGCCTCGCGCGCGCCTATGGCACCAGGGCGGCAAAGCTGCTCGGCGATGCGAAATCGGCCGCCGATCTCGGCCAGGCCTTTGGCGCGACGTTGACCGAGCGCGAGGTCCGCTACCTCATGGCCAACGAATGGGCCGTGACCGCCGAGGACATCGTCTGGCGCCGTTCCAAGCTGGGGCTGCGACTATCTGCCGACGAGATCGCGGCGTTGAGCGACTGGATTGCAACCCATGGTGTGCGGCAAAGTCCCCTGCTGGAAGCAGGAGGCCGCTCATGA
- a CDS encoding type II toxin-antitoxin system Phd/YefM family antitoxin, whose amino-acid sequence MVTTLTSREFNQDTSGAKKAASQGPVFITDRGRPAHVLLTIEDYLRLSGGHMSLAEALAQANTDFEFDPPRMSGGVFKPADLD is encoded by the coding sequence ATGGTGACCACCCTGACAAGCCGAGAGTTCAACCAGGATACAAGCGGCGCCAAGAAAGCCGCCTCGCAGGGACCCGTCTTCATTACGGATCGTGGCCGCCCGGCTCATGTCCTGCTGACGATCGAGGATTATTTGCGCCTGAGCGGCGGGCACATGAGCCTTGCCGAAGCTCTGGCGCAGGCGAACACGGACTTCGAGTTCGATCCGCCCCGCATGTCCGGCGGAGTCTTCAAGCCCGCCGATCTCGACTGA
- a CDS encoding type II toxin-antitoxin system VapC family toxin: MFLLDTNVISELRRPDKADRNVVAWADAIPAANFFMSAISILEIELGARLIARKDAAQGAVLRTWIDDQVLARFEGRILAVDTVVAQRCAQLHVPNPKAERDALIAATALVHGLTVITRNVGDFEPTGVTLFNPWKPAAG; encoded by the coding sequence ATGTTTCTGCTGGACACGAATGTCATCTCCGAACTGAGGCGACCTGACAAAGCGGATCGCAATGTCGTCGCCTGGGCCGATGCGATTCCCGCTGCGAATTTTTTCATGTCGGCGATCTCGATTCTCGAAATCGAACTTGGCGCGCGCCTGATCGCGCGCAAGGACGCGGCGCAGGGGGCTGTCTTGCGCACGTGGATCGACGATCAGGTTCTAGCTCGTTTCGAAGGGCGAATCCTGGCCGTTGATACGGTAGTGGCCCAGCGTTGTGCGCAACTTCACGTTCCCAATCCGAAGGCTGAACGCGACGCTCTCATCGCGGCAACCGCGCTTGTTCACGGCTTGACGGTTATTACGCGTAATGTGGGAGATTTCGAACCTACGGGTGTGACGCTATTCAACCCGTGGAAACCAGCAGCAGGGTAG
- a CDS encoding DeoR/GlpR family DNA-binding transcription regulator: MTGLTHRQAEILNIARASGRVMVEELARKFEVSAQTIRKDLNDLCERRSLTRIHGGAIIASGVENLAYEARRFVAADEKKAIGVAAASLIPNGCSLFINIGTTTEEVASALTSHEDLLVITNNLNVAMLLYRHPRIEVVVAGGTVRRADGAVVGSTATQLIGQFKVDYAIIGASAIDEEGALLDFDYREVQVAQAIIANARSVMLVADSTKLRRSAPVRIAHISQIQTFVTDQELPERLATICHSKGIEVMAAMPKGAGESDEAAAEPPQDPGSVVRLR, from the coding sequence GTGACCGGATTGACCCATCGCCAAGCCGAAATCCTCAACATCGCGCGTGCTTCGGGCCGCGTCATGGTCGAGGAGCTGGCGCGCAAGTTCGAGGTCTCGGCGCAGACCATCCGCAAGGATCTCAACGATCTCTGCGAGCGCCGCTCGCTGACCCGCATCCATGGCGGCGCGATCATCGCGTCCGGTGTCGAGAACCTCGCTTACGAAGCTCGCCGCTTCGTCGCCGCCGACGAGAAGAAGGCGATCGGGGTTGCGGCCGCCTCGCTGATCCCGAACGGCTGCTCCCTCTTCATCAACATCGGCACCACGACCGAGGAGGTCGCGAGCGCGCTGACCTCGCACGAGGATCTCCTCGTCATCACCAACAACCTCAACGTCGCGATGCTGCTCTACCGACATCCCCGCATCGAGGTGGTGGTCGCCGGCGGCACGGTGCGGCGTGCCGATGGCGCCGTGGTCGGCTCGACCGCGACGCAGCTGATCGGGCAGTTCAAGGTCGACTACGCCATCATCGGCGCGTCCGCGATCGACGAAGAGGGCGCGCTGCTCGACTTCGACTATCGCGAGGTGCAGGTCGCGCAAGCCATCATCGCCAACGCCCGCAGCGTCATGCTGGTCGCCGATTCCACGAAACTCCGCCGCAGCGCGCCGGTGCGCATCGCCCATATCAGCCAGATCCAGACCTTCGTCACCGATCAGGAACTGCCCGAGCGCCTCGCCACGATTTGCCACAGCAAAGGCATCGAGGTGATGGCGGCAATGCCGAAAGGGGCGGGGGAATCGGATGAGGCAGCAGCGGAGCCACCTCAAGACCCGGGTTCGGTCGTCCGCCTGCGATAG
- a CDS encoding HAD family hydrolase, giving the protein MIEALGKHMSKALLFDIDGTLANTDPLHLKAFNQVLGPRGHVFDHARFSRELQGFSNVSIGERFLPDEALDKRAEILGEKEHVFRTLVAGQIEPLPGLMALLDKADGAGIPMAAVTNAPRLNAELLLSGLGITHRFKAIVIGDELPHGKPHPLPYQEGLRFVGASAAASVAFEDSRSGVQSASAAGIPTIGIRTSLSHADLVGSGAVASASAFDDPDLLARLAAAMAW; this is encoded by the coding sequence ATGATCGAGGCTCTCGGCAAGCACATGAGCAAGGCATTGCTGTTCGACATCGACGGTACGCTCGCCAATACCGACCCGCTGCACCTGAAGGCCTTCAACCAGGTGCTTGGGCCGCGTGGCCACGTGTTCGATCACGCGCGCTTCTCCAGGGAGCTGCAAGGTTTCTCCAATGTGTCGATCGGCGAGCGCTTCCTGCCCGATGAGGCGCTGGACAAGCGCGCCGAGATTCTCGGCGAGAAGGAGCATGTCTTCCGCACGCTCGTCGCCGGGCAGATCGAGCCGCTGCCTGGTCTGATGGCGCTGCTCGACAAGGCAGATGGCGCTGGCATTCCCATGGCCGCGGTGACCAACGCGCCGCGTCTCAATGCCGAGCTGCTGCTGTCCGGTCTCGGCATCACGCATCGCTTCAAGGCGATCGTGATCGGTGACGAACTGCCCCACGGCAAGCCGCATCCGCTGCCCTATCAGGAAGGATTGCGCTTCGTCGGCGCCAGCGCGGCGGCCTCGGTCGCGTTCGAGGATTCCCGCTCCGGCGTGCAATCTGCGTCGGCCGCCGGCATTCCGACCATCGGCATCCGCACCAGCCTCAGCCATGCTGACCTTGTTGGATCAGGCGCCGTCGCGTCCGCCAGCGCCTTCGACGACCCGGATCTGCTCGCGCGTCTCGCCGCCGCGATGGCGTGGTGA
- a CDS encoding nuclear transport factor 2 family protein, translating into MTINRRDLALSTLAVSALAVSALAVTTPALAASADEDAVAKKVEAFRLAQIAADPKALGALCWDDLSYSHSSGKVEDKATFVANATDGKSKFLSIAYQDPTIKVVGSAAIVRFHWVAEQEMAADGKKVPTNLHILMNWQKQGDDWKLLSRAATKL; encoded by the coding sequence ATGACGATCAATCGACGCGATCTGGCTCTCTCGACCCTTGCCGTCTCAGCGCTTGCCGTCTCAGCGCTCGCTGTCACGACACCGGCGCTGGCCGCGTCAGCGGACGAGGACGCCGTGGCGAAGAAGGTCGAGGCCTTCCGCCTCGCCCAGATCGCGGCAGACCCCAAGGCGCTCGGCGCGCTGTGCTGGGACGATCTCAGCTACAGCCATTCCAGCGGCAAGGTCGAGGACAAGGCCACCTTCGTCGCCAACGCGACCGACGGAAAATCGAAGTTCCTGTCGATCGCGTATCAGGACCCCACCATCAAGGTCGTCGGCTCCGCCGCGATCGTGCGCTTCCACTGGGTCGCGGAACAGGAGATGGCGGCAGATGGGAAAAAAGTGCCGACCAACCTTCACATCCTGATGAACTGGCAGAAGCAGGGCGACGACTGGAAGCTGTTGTCGCGAGCTGCGACGAAGTTGTGA
- a CDS encoding nuclear transport factor 2 family protein yields the protein MAARTEDTMTLNRDHAATTDHEAVAKNVEAFRLAQIAADPKALGALCADDLSYSHSSGFLEDKAAFIANATDGKTEFLSITYKDPTIKIVGPAAIVRFHWLAEMMTGGQKVANSLHILMNWLNILMNWLKQGDDWKLLSRSATKL from the coding sequence ATGGCGGCAAGAACGGAGGATACGATGACACTGAATCGCGATCATGCTGCCACGACGGACCATGAAGCGGTGGCAAAGAACGTCGAGGCATTTCGTCTTGCCCAGATCGCGGCCGACCCGAAGGCGCTCGGCGCGCTGTGCGCGGACGATTTGAGCTACAGCCATTCCAGCGGCTTCCTCGAGGACAAGGCGGCCTTCATCGCCAACGCCACCGACGGCAAGACCGAATTCCTGTCGATTACGTACAAGGACCCGACCATCAAGATCGTCGGCCCCGCCGCGATCGTGCGCTTCCACTGGCTGGCCGAGATGATGACCGGCGGACAGAAAGTGGCGAACAGCCTTCATATCCTGATGAACTGGCTGAATATCCTGATGAACTGGCTGAAGCAGGGCGACGATTGGAAGCTGTTGTCGCGCTCCGCGACAAAGCTGTGA
- a CDS encoding acyl-CoA thioesterase: MTDEPDTEPSGDLCIRTLAMPADTNANGDIFGGWLLSQMDVGGGVFASKVARSRTVTVAIEAMNFRKAVYVGDLVSVYANLVRVGRTSMTVHLEAWALRRRELQPILVTDGNFTYVSIDDEGRPQAIRRDDPTIAT, from the coding sequence ATGACCGACGAGCCCGACACCGAACCGAGCGGCGATCTCTGCATCCGCACGCTGGCGATGCCCGCCGACACCAACGCCAATGGCGATATCTTCGGCGGCTGGCTGCTCAGCCAGATGGACGTCGGCGGCGGCGTGTTCGCATCGAAGGTGGCGCGATCTCGCACCGTGACGGTGGCGATCGAGGCGATGAATTTTCGCAAAGCGGTCTATGTCGGCGATCTCGTTTCCGTCTACGCCAATCTCGTGCGGGTCGGCCGCACCTCGATGACCGTGCATCTCGAAGCCTGGGCGCTGCGGCGCAGGGAGCTTCAGCCGATCCTGGTGACCGACGGCAATTTCACCTATGTCTCGATCGACGACGAGGGCCGTCCGCAAGCGATCCGCCGAGACGATCCGACGATCGCGACGTAG
- a CDS encoding 3-hydroxyacyl-CoA dehydrogenase NAD-binding domain-containing protein, translating to MDSKIMTALGDRVLTLGPQPAADGPYKHFKLTRDDDGVAWLLFDRADASANTLSSDVMEEFDAVLAAIETERPAGLVIRSAKPSGFIAGADVNEFRGATDAGLVETRIRAAHAVVDHLEALKLQTVAVIHGFCLGGGLEVALACQSRIAIDGARFGFPEVMLGLHPGLGGTARFTALVNPTQSMALMLTGRTIDARRAKSLGLVDAVTQERHVRSAVKDVLFGRLKRAKPGLLTRAANLGPVRGLLAKRMRSEAAKAAPREHYPAPYALIDLWESHGGSKAAMLKAEQASFAKLMVTPTAQNLIRVFFLREQMKKAAGSGNTIRHVHVIGAGAMGGDIAAWIAGQGIRVSLADMKPEPIAGAVRRAAELYGKIIRKPTEVRDALDRLIPDMDGEGVRNADLIIEAVPEKLELKQKVYAGLEPKMKPGVILATNTSSIPLQDLRTTLARPERLVGLHFFNPVSRLQLVEVVSHDGNDAQVMKEALAFVGAIDRLPLPVKSSPGFLVNRALTPYMLEAMVMLDEKTDQRLIDAAAEQFGMPMGPIELADQVGLDICLDVGDMLRTRFGDLLPPTPAWLRDKVARGELGRKTGKGFYTWKDGKAEKAPLPRTGPGVTDQMIDRLVLPMSNVCVAALREGIVDDPDAVDGAMIFGTGYAPFRGGPLNYARTRGVENVVSTLRALAERFGARFAPDPGWDNFK from the coding sequence ATGGATTCGAAGATCATGACCGCGCTCGGCGATCGCGTGCTGACGCTCGGGCCTCAGCCGGCGGCCGATGGCCCCTACAAGCATTTCAAGCTGACGCGCGATGACGACGGTGTCGCTTGGCTGCTGTTCGACCGCGCCGATGCAAGCGCCAACACGCTCTCCTCGGACGTGATGGAGGAATTCGACGCCGTGCTGGCGGCGATCGAGACCGAGCGCCCCGCCGGCCTCGTCATCCGCTCGGCCAAACCTTCCGGCTTCATTGCGGGCGCGGACGTCAACGAGTTCCGCGGCGCAACCGACGCCGGCTTGGTCGAGACGCGGATCCGCGCCGCGCATGCCGTGGTCGATCATCTTGAGGCGCTGAAGCTGCAGACGGTCGCGGTGATCCACGGCTTCTGCCTCGGCGGCGGCCTCGAGGTCGCGCTCGCCTGCCAGTCGCGCATCGCAATCGACGGCGCGCGATTCGGCTTCCCCGAGGTGATGCTCGGCCTGCATCCCGGTCTGGGCGGCACCGCGCGCTTCACCGCGCTGGTCAATCCGACCCAGTCGATGGCGTTGATGCTGACCGGCCGCACCATCGATGCGCGCCGCGCCAAATCGCTCGGCCTCGTCGATGCCGTGACGCAGGAGCGCCATGTCCGCAGCGCGGTGAAAGACGTTCTGTTCGGCCGGCTGAAGCGGGCCAAGCCCGGCCTGCTTACGCGCGCGGCCAATCTCGGACCGGTGCGCGGACTGCTGGCCAAGCGGATGCGCTCGGAGGCGGCGAAGGCCGCACCCCGCGAGCACTATCCCGCGCCTTACGCGCTGATCGATCTCTGGGAGAGCCATGGCGGTAGCAAGGCCGCGATGCTGAAGGCCGAGCAGGCTTCCTTCGCCAAATTGATGGTGACGCCGACCGCGCAGAATTTGATCCGCGTGTTCTTCCTGCGCGAGCAGATGAAGAAGGCGGCAGGTAGCGGCAATACGATCAGGCACGTCCACGTCATCGGCGCCGGCGCCATGGGCGGCGACATCGCTGCTTGGATAGCCGGGCAGGGGATACGCGTCTCGCTCGCCGACATGAAGCCGGAGCCGATCGCCGGCGCGGTGAGGCGCGCCGCCGAGCTCTACGGCAAGATCATCCGCAAACCGACCGAGGTGCGTGACGCGCTCGATCGGCTGATCCCCGACATGGACGGGGAGGGTGTCCGCAACGCGGATCTCATCATCGAGGCGGTGCCGGAAAAGCTGGAGCTCAAGCAGAAAGTCTATGCCGGCCTCGAGCCGAAGATGAAGCCGGGCGTGATTCTCGCGACCAACACGTCGAGCATTCCGCTTCAGGATTTGCGCACGACGCTGGCGCGGCCGGAGCGGCTCGTCGGCCTTCACTTCTTCAATCCGGTGTCGCGGCTGCAACTGGTCGAGGTTGTCAGCCATGACGGCAACGATGCGCAGGTAATGAAGGAGGCGCTCGCCTTCGTCGGCGCGATCGACCGTTTGCCGCTGCCCGTGAAGAGCTCGCCCGGCTTTCTCGTCAACCGCGCGCTGACGCCGTACATGCTGGAAGCGATGGTGATGCTGGACGAGAAGACCGACCAGCGCCTGATCGACGCCGCCGCCGAACAGTTCGGCATGCCGATGGGGCCGATCGAGCTGGCCGACCAGGTCGGGCTCGACATCTGCCTCGACGTCGGCGACATGCTGCGCACCAGGTTCGGCGACCTGTTGCCGCCGACGCCGGCCTGGCTGCGCGACAAGGTCGCCAGGGGCGAACTTGGTCGCAAGACCGGCAAGGGCTTCTACACCTGGAAGGACGGTAAGGCGGAGAAGGCGCCGCTGCCCAGGACCGGCCCGGGCGTCACCGACCAGATGATCGACCGGCTGGTGCTGCCGATGTCCAACGTCTGCGTCGCGGCCCTTCGCGAAGGCATCGTCGATGATCCCGACGCCGTCGATGGCGCGATGATCTTCGGCACCGGGTATGCGCCCTTCCGTGGCGGGCCGCTGAATTATGCGCGCACGCGCGGGGTGGAGAATGTCGTATCCACCCTGCGTGCGCTGGCCGAGCGATTCGGCGCGCGCTTCGCGCCCGATCCGGGCTGGGACAATTTCAAATGA
- a CDS encoding acetyl-CoA C-acetyltransferase, whose amino-acid sequence MARPVFIVDGSRTPFLKARSGPGPFTPVDLAVQCGRPLLARQPFSPDDFDQVILGCVNVIADEMNPARVAALRLGMGEDMVAFTVQINCGSGMQSIDTAYRYIREGHADMILAGGAEALSHAPLVWPNSGVRWFAGLAMAKGIAAKAAAAFRLRPRDLKPIIGLERGLADPITDLNMGQTAEVVGHLFGITRAQSDAYAAESHRRLAHAQTQGYLKGEVETAFSRNGKFFDHDDGVRPDSTAETLAKLKPVFERPWGQVTAGNSSQITDGASWVILASDAAVAKHRLTPKAAIVDSNWAALDPSIMGLGPVMSATPLLQRNGLTVQDVETWELNEAFATQVLGCLAAWNDDRFCREILGFDGAAGEIDRERLNVDGGAISLGHPVGTSGNRIVLHLVNAMKRLGTRRGVATECIGGGLGGAMLIEAV is encoded by the coding sequence ATGGCACGACCGGTTTTCATCGTCGACGGCAGCCGGACGCCGTTCTTGAAAGCGCGCTCGGGGCCGGGGCCGTTCACGCCGGTCGATCTTGCCGTGCAATGCGGACGGCCGCTGCTGGCGCGCCAGCCGTTCTCGCCGGATGATTTCGACCAGGTCATTCTCGGCTGCGTCAACGTGATCGCGGACGAGATGAATCCGGCCCGTGTCGCCGCGCTCCGGCTCGGTATGGGCGAGGACATGGTCGCCTTCACCGTGCAGATCAATTGCGGCTCCGGCATGCAGTCGATCGATACCGCCTACCGCTACATTCGCGAGGGGCACGCCGACATGATCCTCGCCGGCGGCGCCGAGGCGCTCAGTCACGCACCGCTGGTCTGGCCGAATTCGGGCGTGCGCTGGTTCGCCGGCCTTGCCATGGCGAAGGGCATCGCCGCGAAGGCCGCCGCCGCCTTCAGGCTGCGGCCGCGCGATCTCAAGCCCATCATTGGCCTGGAGCGCGGGCTGGCCGACCCCATCACCGATCTGAACATGGGTCAGACCGCCGAAGTCGTCGGCCATCTCTTCGGCATTACGCGCGCGCAGTCCGACGCTTACGCCGCCGAGAGCCACCGCCGGCTCGCGCATGCGCAGACGCAGGGCTATCTCAAGGGCGAGGTCGAGACCGCGTTCTCCCGTAATGGAAAATTCTTCGACCACGACGACGGCGTACGGCCGGACTCGACGGCGGAAACGCTGGCAAAACTGAAGCCGGTGTTCGAGCGCCCTTGGGGCCAGGTCACCGCCGGCAATTCCTCGCAGATCACCGACGGCGCCTCCTGGGTGATCCTCGCCTCCGACGCGGCGGTGGCAAAGCACAGACTGACACCGAAGGCCGCGATCGTCGACAGCAACTGGGCCGCGCTCGATCCCAGCATCATGGGGCTCGGTCCTGTGATGTCGGCGACCCCGCTGCTTCAACGCAACGGTCTCACGGTTCAGGACGTCGAGACCTGGGAGCTGAACGAGGCTTTTGCGACGCAGGTGCTCGGCTGTCTCGCCGCCTGGAACGACGACAGATTCTGCCGCGAGATTTTGGGCTTCGACGGCGCGGCCGGCGAGATCGACCGTGAGAGGCTCAACGTCGACGGCGGCGCCATCTCGCTCGGCCATCCCGTCGGCACCTCCGGCAACCGCATCGTGCTGCATCTCGTCAACGCGATGAAGCGGCTCGGCACGCGGCGCGGCGTCGCCACCGAATGCATCGGCGGCGGGCTCGGCGGCGCCATGCTGATCGAGGCGGTGTGA